AGGTACTTTGCATGATGATCGGTAGCCATGGAGGCGTCGTGATCTACAAGTCCGAGACCGGGGAGCGTGAGCTTCTGCGGCGGTACCGGGCGCACCTGGCCGGGTGGCCGGTGCCCGCCGGGCACGTGCGGGTGCCGACGCGGGAGGGCGAGACGTTCGTGGTGGTCTCCGGGCCGGAGGGTGCACCGCCGGTGGTGCTGCTGCACGGGTCGGGGGCGAACGCGACGATGTGGCGGGACGACGTCGCCGCGTGGTCGCGGGACTTCCGCGTGTTCGCCGTCGACCTGGTCGGCGAGCCGGGGCTGAGCGCGCCGTCCCGTCCGGTGCTGGGGACGGACGCGCCCGCGCTGTGGCTGGACGACGTGCTGGACGGGCTCGGCCTCGCGGGCGCCGCGTTGGTCGGGGCGTCGCTCGGCGGCTGGATCGCCCTCGACTACGCGGTCCGGCGCCCGGAGCGGGTGCGGCGGCTGGGGTTGCTGTGCCCCGGCGGCGTGGGCCGGCAGAAAGTGGCCTGGCTCGTGAAGTCGCTGCTCCTGCGGGCGGTCGGGCGCGGCGGGGTGCGCCGGTCGGCGGCGGACGTCACGGGGCTGCCGGATGGGCCGGTCCTCGACGGGCTCGTGCTGACCTTCGAGGAGTTCAGGCCGCGGACGGAGCGGCTCCCGGTGTTCCCCGACGAGGCGCTGCGCGGGCTGGGCATGCCCGTCCTGGTGATCGTCGGGGGACGCGACGTCATGTTCGACTCGCGCGGGACGGCGCGGCGCGTGCGGACGTGCGTCCCGAACTCGACCGTGGTCCTGCTGCCGGAGACCGGGCACGCGATCCTCGGTCAGACGAGGACGGTCGCGGCGTTCCTCGCGGGCGGCTGACGTCGGAACTTCGCCCAGGACTGCCAACGAACTTCACGAGAAGGCTAAAAGACATCGATACCGGGCGTGAACGGCCGTCGTCATCATTCCTCTCATCGGGGTGCCCGTAAGTACCTTTGAAGGGAGTCCCTCATGAGACTCAGACGCAGGCTCGCGGCCTTGGCCGTCGGGCTGGCCGCACTTCTGCCGGGGACGATGGTCGCCACCCCGGCGCACGCGCTGCCGCCGGACATCGTCCCCGAGGTCGGGGTGGACACCGGACGCTTCAAACTGCCGATCGGCTGCACGATCACGCTGGCCGGCATCCCGGTCTTCTACCTTCCGACGGACGTCGACGTGCAGGGCGTCGCGCCCGTCCAGCTGGGCCCCGGCCAGGAGTTCTGGCTGACGCAGGGGTCGGGCAGCATCACGTTCCCGTCGTGGCTGACGGCGCTCACCCCCATCCTGGGGATCGAGACGGCGGACGCGAAGGTGACGAACCTCAGCATCGGCGCGGAGAACGCGACGCCGGAGACGATCAACATCGCCGAGGACGACCCGTTCGTGATCGACGACATCGCGATCACGCCGGGTGAGGAGCTGGAGGTCGGACTGCCGCTGGACGGCACGTTCGACGTCGGGCCGTACACGGCGCCGGACGACGGCGCGGTGACGTTCAAGTTCGACGGGGCGGTCGCGGAGATCGCGCTGAACTCCTCGCTCGGGTTCAGCATCCCGATCAAGGCCGACTGCAAGGCGACCCAGGGCAACGCGCTGCTGCGGGTCGGGGTCGGCGGGCCGGAGGGGCAGCCGCCCGCGAAGATCCAGGGCGCGCCGCTCGACTTCGCCGAGCCGGACTCGAACGAGGTCATCGGCATCATCAACGCCCCGTACGAGTGCAGCCTGAACGGGACGCCGCTGAACGTCGGCATCGCGGTCGGCGGCAACTTCCCGTTGTCGATGAGGCGCGGGTCGAGTTTCTCGTTCACGGACGCGTCCGGGGCGTTGACCATCCCGGCGGAGACGGTGAACCAGCTGATCGACATGGGTTACACGAGCGCGTCCGGTGAGGTGACGAAACTTGATCTGAACGTCGAGGGCGGGTCCCCGGCGATCGACAACGTCGCCGACGGCGGCATCGACATCCCGACCGTGCAGCTCGTCCGCGATCAGAAGATCGTCCTGTCGCTGCCCGCGAACGGGACGCTGACCGCGGGCCCGTACTCGGCGAACGCCGGCGCGGAGTCGGTGGCGGTGTCGATGGGCGACGCGGCCGCGAACTTCACGTTCAACGGTTCGACGAAGGCCACGGCGACCTGCGAGACGCCGTCGCCGACGGTGTACCTGGTCGACACCCCGGTGACCTGACGGCGGTGACCTGACGGCCGTGCGCGCCTCCCCATCGCGGGGAGGCGCGCACGGTCAACAGTCGTCCCACGTGAAGTCCTTGGCCAGTTCGTCCCACGGCATGGCGCGCATCGCGTCCGCGGCGTCCGGGTGGACGAGCCGGTCGCTCGCGTCCTGGAACCACACGACGGCCAGCGAGGAGACCCACCAGTCGCCGACGGAGCGGGGGGTCGGGGGCCCGTCGAACATGCCGGTGCAGCGGACGGGCGGCAGGTACTCGCGGACGGCGCCCGTGTACCGGCCGGTCTCGGTGACCCGGCGCGGCGGGACCACCCACACGTCGAGGCCGTACCGGCGCTCGGCGTTCGCGACCGTGCGCTCGATGATCCGGCCGTTCAGATGGGCGGTCGGCACGCCCTCGATCAGGCCGCCGTACGTCATGTCGGCCTCGATGGTCTTGAGCCGGACGGTTCCGCGCTCGATCTCGATCGTGCACAGTTCATGCGGTATGTCCACCGGGGGATTATGCACCCTCGGAGGCGCGCAACGATTCGCGCGTCCGAGGGGTCAAGGAGCAACGAAACACCAGGTGAGAGCAAGGTTCGCGCATTGGATCGCGGGCGCGGGGTTCTTAGGCTTTCGATCAGTCGGATTCTCTTTCTCGGAAGCCCTGTGGAGACGCGCATGACCGTCATGCCGGCGATGGAGCCAGCACCCGCGCGGACGGCGCTGCGGCGGCACTACCTGATGTGCCGTCCGGAGCACTTCGCCGTCACGTACGCGATCAACCCGTGGATGGATCCGGCGGCGGGCGCCGACGCCGCGCGGGCGGTGGCGCAGTGGGAGGCGCTGCGGGCCGCGTACCTGCGGCTGGGGCACGAGGTGAGCCTGATCGAGCCGGTCGCGGGCCTGCCGGACATGGTGTTCGCGGCGAACGGCGCGCTGGTCGTCGGCGGGCGGGTGTACGGGGCGCGGTTCACGCACGCGGAGCGGCGGGCCGAGGGCCCCGCGTACGCGGCGTGGCTGCGGGCGAACGGGTTCGGGGAGGTGCGGGAACCGGAGCACGTGAACGAGGGCGAGGGCGACTTCCTCACGCTCGACCACGTGATCCTGGCCGGGACGGGCTTCCGGACGGAGATCGCCGCGCACCAGGAGGCGCAGGAGTTCCTCGGACGTCCGGTGGTGACGCTCCGGCTCGTCGACCCGCGCTTCTACCACCTGGACACGGCGCTGTTCCCGCTGGACGGCGGCAACGTGGCCTACTTCCCGGGCGCGTTCTCCCCGGGCAGCAGGGCGGTGCTGGAGCGGCTGTTCCCCGAAGCGGTCGTGGCGGACGAGCGGGACGCGGCGGTGCTCGGGCTGAACGCCGTGTGCGACGGACGCAACGTGGTGATCAACGCCGAGGCCGAGGGGCTGATCGGCGCGCTGCGCGAGCACGGGTACGACCCGGTTCCGGTGGACCTGTCGGAACTGCGCAAGGCCGGTGGCGGCCCGAAGTGCTGCACGCTGGAGCTGCGCGGCTAGAGGTAGTCGGTGGCGGAGCGGAGCCACTTGACGTACGACTTGCCGGAGCGGGCGTCCGGGACGAGCCCGGTGAGCGGCCCCTGGCGGCTGGGCATCTCGGTCGCGACCATGCGGGCGACGCGGCGGACGGTCTTGGTGCGGGCGCGCTCGTAGGCGCGCGGGTCGTCGGGGGTGCGGCTCAGCGCCCAGGCGTCCTCGACGGCCTGGGCCGCGCCCATCGCCATCGCCGGGGGCATCGTGTGGACGGCGTCGCCGAGGAGGGTGGTCGGGCCCCGCCCCCAGGTGGACGGGACGCGGTGCAGGTGGTGCGGGTGGAAGGCGGCGGTCTCGGCGTGCTCGAGCACCGCGGGGAACGGGTCGGGCCAGCGGCCGAACCGCGCGCGCAGCCGGTCCAGGATGTCGGGCGCGTCGCCCCAGAAGCGGCTTCCGGGCTTGGCGCGCAGGTCGAACCACCACAGCGCGCGGCCGTGCCCGGCGGGGGCGATGCTGCCGAGCGACCGCCCGTTGGAGACGAGCACGGTCCGTCCGGCGTCGACGATGTCGGCGGGCAGGGCGGTGAACGCCTGCCAGGTGACCCAGCCGTTGAGCCGCGCCTCGCCGCCGCCGAGGGCCCGCCGGACGACCGAGCGGCGGCCGTCGGCGCCGACGAGCAGGTCGCCGCGCGCGGTCGTCCCGTCGGCGAAGACGATCTCCGCGCGGTCCGGGTCGACCTCGGTGATCTCGTGCCCGTAGCGGACGGGCACACCGTCGGCGAGGCGCTCGACCAGTTCGCGGCGGGCGATGTGCAGGGCGGGCAGGCCGTCGAAGGCGCGCTCGACGGCGGTGAGGTCGATCGTGCCGAGGCGGCGGCCGCGCGGCGAGAGGCTCACCATCGCCTCCAGGCGGCGGCCCGCGCCGTCGAGGTCGACCCTGAACTCGCGCAGGACGCCGACGGTCGCGGGCCAGATGGAGATCGAGCCGCCCTCGGTGCGGAGTTCGGGCGCCGCCTCGTACACCTCGACGTCGTGGCCGGCGAGGGCGAGGCCGCGCGCCGCGCTCAACCCCGCGACGCCCGCACCGACGATGAGTACTCTCATGTTCGACACCCATTCTGAGACTTGAAGTATCTGATACAAGGAGTATCACAATGATGGCTCGCGGCCGCAAGCCCGATCCCGAGGTCGACGCGCGCATCAGGCGGGCCGCGGTGGAGTTGCTGGTGGGCAAGGGGCCGTCGTTCACCATGGACGAGGTCGCGGCGGCCGCCGGGGTGGGCCGGGCCAGTGTCTTCCGGCGCTACGCGACGAAGCGCGACATGCTGCTCGACGCGCTCCGCGCCGCCATGGACGCCCAGGTGACGGCCGTCCCCGACACCGGCTCGCTCGAGGGCGACCTGCGCGTGATCGTCACCGAGACGCTCGCCGCCTGGAACTCGCCCGCCATCGCGGAACGGACCCGCGAGACGTTCGGCGAGGCGGGCCGGGACCCGGCCGTCGGCGAGATCCTCCGCACCTCCATGCGCGACCGGATGTCGCGGAGCTGGGCGATCTACGACCGGGCCGTCGCGCGCGGCGAGCTGTCCGCGGACGCCGATCTGTGGCTGCTGTCGGACATGTTCGTCGGCCTCGTCGTCTACCGCGGCCTCATCGACGTGCCGCAGCCCGACCCGTCAGGCGTGGTCCGCGCGCTGCTGCACGGTTTCGCCCGCTGACCGGCGGAGTTCGCGGCGGGCGAGCCGGCGGGTGCGCAGGACCCCGGCGACGCCGACCGTCCAGACGAGGGCCTGGACGGTCCAGGCGACGCGGAACGCCTCGGGGGTGTACTCGTTCCCGGCCGCCCCGCCGGACGACGCGGCGTCGAGGACGACGCCGATCAGCAGGATCGTGACGAGCGCGCCGACCGAGCCGCCGACGTTGACGATGCCGGTCGCGGCGCCGTGCCGTCCGGGCGGATTGAAGGTGCGGGCGAAGTCGAACCCGATCATGGCGCCGGGGCCGCCGAGCGCCACGCACAGGACGAGGACCACCAGCAACCACGCGGGGGCGGGCGGCGGCCAGGCGAGGGTCGCGGCCCACGCCCCGGCGTTGAGGCCGACGATGCCGAGGACGAGCCACGAGCGGCGCAGCGGGTGCCGCGCGACGAGCCGTCCGATGTAGGGGCCGGACACCATGTTGGCCAGGACGAAGACGGTGAGGAGGGTGGAGGCCGTCGCGGGCTTCATGCCCTGCCCGGACACCAGGTACGGATACCCCCACATCAGGGCGAAGGTGTTCGAGGTGAACTGGGTGACGAAGTGCGTCCAGAGGCCGAGGCGGGTGCCGGGCTGGCGCCACGCGGCGACGAGCTCGCGGCCGACCTCGCGCGGTGTCGGGGACGCGGGACGCGCCGTGTCCGGCGGGGCGTCCCGCAGCAGCGCGAGGGCGAGGACGCCGACCAGGACGCCGAGCGCGGCGGCGGACCCGAACGCGGTGCCCCAGCCGGGGCCGTGCAGGAGGGCGACGAGCGGGATCGCGCTGAGCACCTGCCCGAGCTGGCCGAGCAGGCCGGTGAGCTGGGTGACGACGGGGACGCGGGCGGGGGCGAACCAGGCGCCGACGATGCCGAGCACGCTGATGAACGTCATGGCGTCCCCGGCCGCGACGACGACGCGGGCGGCGACGGCGAGCGGGACGGACGTCGCGGCGGCCATCAGCGCCTGCCCGGCGGCCATCGCCAGCGCGCCGCCCGCGATCAACCGGCGGGGTCCGACCCGGTCGAGCAGCAGCCCGACGGGGACCTGCAGCACCGCGTAGACGAGCAGCTGGACGACGGTGAAGGTGGCGAGGATCCCGGCGGACGCGCCGAAGCGGTGCAGGGCGTCCTCGCCGGTGACGCCGAACGACGTCCGGTGCAGGATCGCCGCGACGTAGGCGGCGATGCCCACGCCCCACAGCGCCCACGCGATCGGGGCGGTCCTACGTTCGTCCACTTCCTGGGGGGTTTGGGCGGTCTGCACGGAAAGCCAATGTATGTCACTTCCGTTTGGGTTGAGCGCGCATGTGCATGCGCTCACCCTGCGGCCCCATCAGGCACAGCACCTCGGCGGACCCGCCGACGCCCGCGAACCAGTGCGGCAGCCGGGTGTCGAACTCGGCCGCCTCCCCCGGCTCCAGGACCAGGTCGCGGTCGCCGAGGATGAGCCGCAGCCGCCCGTTCAGCACGTACAGCCACTCGTAGCCCTCGTGCGATCTCGGCTCGGGCTTGCCCGGACGTTCCGGGTGGATCATCTTGAACGCCTGGATCCCGCCCGGACGGCGCGTCAGCGGCATGACGATCAGGTCGCCCCGCTTCTGCGGCTGCAACCGGACGCGCGGGTCGCCGACCTCGGGCGCGCCCACCAGTTCGTCCAGCGGCACCTGGTACGCCTGCGCGAGCGGGAGCAGGAGCTCCAGGCTGGGCCGCCGCTTGCCCGACTCCAGCCGCGACAGCGTGCTCACCGAGATGCCGGTGGACTCCGCCAGCGCGGACAGCGTCACCTCCCGCTCCCGGCGCAGCCGCCGGAGCCGCTCCCCCACCCCCGCCAGCACGTCCTCGATCGGTTCGCTCATGTCCTCATTGCAGTTTCAGCAACGATGTTTGTCAAATACGCGAAGCGTCGCGCATCCTCGGCGGCATGAGCGAACACCTGGGGAGCGACCAGCGAGAAGTACTGATCATCGGCGGCGGCCCGGCGGGGCTCAGCGCGGCGCTCGTGCTGTCGCGCGCCCGCCGCCGCGTGACCGTCGTCGACTCCGGCGAGCCGCGCAACGCGACCGCCGCGCACATGCACGGGTTCCTGTCCCGCGACGGGATGCCGCCCGAGGAACTGCGGAAGATCGGCCGCACCGAGGTCCGCGGCTACGGCGGCGAGATCGTCGACGGCGCCGTCGAGCGCACCGAGCGGACCGCCGACGGCTTCGCGGTCGCCCTGCGGGACGGGACCGTCCTGCGGGGCAGGCGGCTCCTGGTGACCACCGGCGTCGTCGACGAACTCCCGGACGTCCCCGGCCTGCGCGAACGCTGGGGCCGCGAGGTGCAGATGTGCCCGTACTGCCACGGCTGGGAGGTCCGCGACCAGAAGATCGTCGTGCTGGCGACCGGCCCCATGTCGGTGCACCAGGCGCTCCTGATCACCCAGTGGTCGAAGGACGTCGCCTTCGTCGTCGCCGAGGCGCCGGAGGGCGCGGACGCCGAACGGCTCGCCGCGCGCGGCGTCACCGTCGTCGTGGACGAGCCGGCGCGGCTCACCGTCGAGAGCGACCGCGTCACCGGCCTCGAACTGGCCGGCGGCGAGACCGTCGCGTGCGACGCGGTCTTCCTCGGCCCGCGCATGGTCGCCCGCTCCGGCCCGCTGACCGACCTCGGCTGCGAGATGAATGACGACGGCTTCGTGAAGACCGACCCGTTCGGCCTGACCAGCGTCCCGGGCGTGTGGGCGGCGGGCAACGTCGCCAAGCCCGCCGGCCAGGTGATCACCGCGGCCGCCGACGCGGTCTGGTCCGCCGGGCTGATCAACATGGACCTCATCGAGGAGGAGATCGAGCGCGAGCTCGCCGCCCGTTCGTAGGGTGGCGGGCATGGACGACGCGCGGTGGCGGGACGAACGGGCGGCGCTCGACGCGGCGCGGGCGCGGCTCGGCGAGGTCGCGGACGGCCTGTACCCGGACGTCCCGCGCGTCGCGGGCACCCCGCTGCGGTGCGCGGACGGGTGGGTGCCGGACGCGCCCGTCCCGCTCGGCGACGTCCGGCTGGAGTGGGACCCCGCGCCCGCGCCGCCCGCCGTCGCCGACCCGCCGGACGGCCTGCCGCCCGGCCACCGGACGTACGCGGAGGCCATGGGGGCGCTCGCGCGGCCGAAGGTGTTCGAGAACCGGCCCGCCTACCGGCTCGTCGGCGTCGACCTGCCCGTGCTGCGGCTGGCGCCCGCGCGGTACTTCGACGGCGTCAACGTCGGCGAGTCCGCCGCGCACGAGCTGGCGGCGGGACGGCACGGCCTGCGGGAGCGGATCGGCGACCCGTGCGACCTCGCCCGCCGGACGGCCCTCCCGGCGGTCACGACCGTGACCGTGACGACGTCCGGCACCTACCTGCTGCACCGGCGGGACGCGGCGAAGGTCGCCCACGCGGGCGGCCTCTACCAGGTGATGCCGGTCGGGGTGTTCCAGCCGCTGCGGGCGGCGGACGAGCGCCGCGACCTCGACCTGTGGCGCTGCATGGTGCGCGAGTACGCCGAGGAGGTGCTCGGCCGGGACGAGGACTACGGCGCCGGGTTCGACCAGGACGCGTGGCCGTTCCACCGCGCGCTGACGGGCGCCCGGCGGGACGGGCGGGTGCGGGCGTACCTGCTCGGGCTCGGCGTCGACCCGCTGACGTTCGCGCTGGACGTCCTGACCGTGGTGGTGTTCGACGACGACGCGTTCGCCGGGCTGCTCGGGGACGTGGTCGAGGTGAACGCGGAGGGCGAGGTGTCGCGGGCGCCGTTCGACGGGACGGTCCCGGCGCCGATGCAACCGGCGGGCGCCGCCGCGCTGGAGCTCGCGTGGCGCCACCGGGCGGCGCTCGGGATCAGCCCGTGTTCCCTGTGGGGGGACGACCCCCCTACACCCCCCGCCTGACCCGTCGTCTCCGCTCCGCAGGGCTCCGCTGCGACGACGGGTCAGCCCACGGCGAGCGCCTTGAGCTCGTCGAGGGCGTCCTCGAGGTGGTCGATGATCTCGGCCGGGTCGGGGACGAGGTCGCGGCAGGCCACGATGCCGATGTCGACGCGGCCGTCGTAGGAGAAGACGGTGATGTTGAGGCCGCCGCTGACGTCGGTGACCACGGAGATCGGGTAGTAGCCGAGGACGCGGGCGCCGCACAGGTACAGCGGGAACTGCGGGCCCGGCACGTTCGAGATCACCAGGTTGATCGGGCGGAGCGAGACGGCGGCGCCGGCCTGCAGGACGAGCCGCGTCAGCGGCCCGGCGACGGGCGCGGGGACGAGGCCGCTCAGCTCCCGCACCCAGCTGCCGGAGGTGACGGCGAAGCGCCGCTTGACGAGGTCCATGTCGCGGCGGACGGCCGTGTACCGGCCGGCGGGGTCGGGGATGTGGGTGGCGAGCGGCGTGGTCATGATCGAGACCTGGTTGCACGCGTCGGTGGTGGAGCGGCCGCCGCGCAGCGACACCGGGACGCCCGCGACGAGCGGGCGGTCGGGCAGTTCGCCGCGCTTGTCGAGCCACTGCCGCAGCGCGGTCGCGCACAGCGCCATGACGACGTCGTTGACGCTGCCGCCGAGGCCCCGCCCGACCTTCTTGATCTCGTCGAGGGGCAGCTCGCCGCAGGCGACCGCGCGGCGCGGGCCGATCGGGCGGTTGAACGGGGTGGGCGGCGCGCTGGAGCGGGGCACGCGCGGCAGGCCCTCGCGGCGGAGCGCGCCCTGGACGAACGCGGACGCGAGTCCCACGCCGGGGATCGCGGCGACGCCCGGGATCTCGTCGACGTGCGGGACGGCGCGGGCCATCGACAGCGCGGCCTTGAGCGGGTGCAGGGCGGCCTTGAGCAGGCCGGTGCGGAGCATGTCGCCGAGCGCGGGCGCGCGTTCGGGCGTCCGTCCGGCGTCGGCGTCGGCGGGCGCGTCGGCGTGGACGTCGCGGGGTTCGGGGGTGAGGTCGAGCAGGGCGGCGAGGGTCTCGGCGGCCATGACGCCGTCGGTGGCGGCGTGGTGCACCTTGGCGTAGACGGCGGTGAGGCCCCCTTCTAGGCCCTGGATGATGACGATCTCCCAGAGCGGGCGCGCGCGGTCGAGGGGCCGTTCGTGGAGCATGGCGACGACGTCGGCGAGCTGGCGCCGATTCCCCGGCGCGGGCAGCCCGATCTCGGTGATGTGCCGTTCGGGCGTGAAGTCGGGGTCGTCCTCCCAGTAGGGGTGGTCGAGGGAGAACGGCACGTGGACGAGCCGCTGCCGCAGCGGCGCGGCGAGGTGCGCGCGCTCGCGGATCAGCGCGGCCACCAGCGGGGCGGTGAGCCGCCCGCCGGGGCATCCCGCGGGGTCGACGACGCCCACCCCGGCGATGTGCGCGTGGGTGGTGCCGTTCTCGGCGTGGAGAAAGGTCGCGTCCACGGTGGTCAGCTGGCCCATGCTCTCGTCCCCGTCCGTTCGTCGTGCACCTGCCTCCTTCTAGGAGTTATGCGGTGTCCGGGCGGCGGGTCAACATTGTGAGCGAGAAGAAATAAGGACTTAACCGAGCATTCCGCCCCAACCTCGGGGGGTTTTTGGGATGTTTTTTGAAAATTTTGATCATCTTCCGCTCGGCCTCGGTCAGAAAAGCTCACCCGCCCCATCAAGCCGCGGCGTGTCAGATCATCTCGCTAGGGTGATGCGCCATGACGGCACGCCCCCTCTCAGAGATCGTCGAATCCGGCTGGGCGAACGCGCTGCAGCCCGTGGCCGGGACGATCGCCGCCGCCGGGGACTGGCTGCGCGCGGAAGTCGCGGCCGGCCGGCGCTACCTCCCCGCCGGGAACATGATCCTGCGCGCGTTCACCCAGCCCTTCGACGACGTCCGCGTCCTGATCGTCGGGCAGGACCCCTATCCCACCCCCGGGCACGCGGTCGGGCTCAGCTTCTCGGTCGCCCCGGACGTCCGGCCGCTGCCCGCGAGCCTGATCAACATCTTCCGCGAGTACAGCAGCGACCTCGGGCATCCCGAGCCGTCCAGCGGCGACCTCACGCCGTGGGCCGACCAGGGCGTCCTGCTGCTGAACAGGGCTTTGACCGTGATGCCGGGAAAGATCGGCTCGCACCGCGGCAAGGGCTGGGAGCAGGTCACCGAGCAGGCCATCCGGGCGCTCGCCGCGCGCGGCCGCCCGCTCGTCGCGATCCTGTGGGGCCGGGACGCCCGCGATCTCAAGCCGATGCTCGGCGGCGTCCCCTGCATCGAGTCGCCGCACCCGAGCCCCCGCTCGGCCGACAGCGGCTTCTTCGGCTCGCGCCCGTTCAGCCGCGCCAACGAGATCCTGCAGAAACAGGGCGCCCCGCCCGTCGACTGGAAACTGCCGTAGGAGGGTCTCAGCCCTCGTCGGGGAGGCGGCGCAGCAGCGCGGCGAACTCGTCCGAGCCGGACGGCATGACGTGCGGCTTCAGGGGGGTGAGGCGGCGCTCGCCGTGGCTCCAGTAGACGCCCGGCGCGCACGGGTCGTCGGCGTCGTCGTGCATCTCGCGGACGACGTCGGCGAAGACCGGCAGCACCTCCAGCACCGCGGTCGAGGTGATCGGGTAGAGCAGCAGCGTGCTGTGGCACGGGACGCCGACGAGCGCGCCGTGCTCGT
The nucleotide sequence above comes from Actinomadura algeriensis. Encoded proteins:
- a CDS encoding uracil-DNA glycosylase: MTARPLSEIVESGWANALQPVAGTIAAAGDWLRAEVAAGRRYLPAGNMILRAFTQPFDDVRVLIVGQDPYPTPGHAVGLSFSVAPDVRPLPASLINIFREYSSDLGHPEPSSGDLTPWADQGVLLLNRALTVMPGKIGSHRGKGWEQVTEQAIRALAARGRPLVAILWGRDARDLKPMLGGVPCIESPHPSPRSADSGFFGSRPFSRANEILQKQGAPPVDWKLP